A window of Hyperolius riggenbachi isolate aHypRig1 chromosome 1, aHypRig1.pri, whole genome shotgun sequence contains these coding sequences:
- the LOC137519803 gene encoding octapeptide-repeat protein T2-like yields the protein MKGWGTRRGAGGERESERESERARERERERESAREREHEREQESASESKRARARAREREREQERERERARERERERERARARERESERERESESARERERERERARARAREREQESASESKRARARAREREREQESASESKRARARAREREREQESASESKRARAREREREQESASESKRARARAREREREQESASESKRARARAREREREQESASEREFFVKGYL from the exons ATGAAAGGCTGGGGCACCAGACGTGGTGCAGGCG GGGAGAGAgaaagcgagagagagagcgagcgagcgcgagagcgagagcgcgagagagagagcgcgagagagagagagcacgagCGAGAGCAAGAGAGCGCGAGCGAGAGCAAGAGAGCGCGAGCGAGAGCAAGAGAGCGCGAGCGAGAgcaagagcgcgagagagagagagcgagagagagagagcgagagcgagagagagcgagagcgagagagagagagagcgagagagagcgcgagagcgagagcgcgagagagagagagcgcgagagagagagagcacgagCGAGAGCAAGAGAGCGAGAGCAAGAGAGCGCGAGCGAGAGCAAGAGAGCGCGAGCGAGAGCAAGAGAGCGCGAGCGAGAGCAAGAGAGCGCGAGCGAGAGCAAGAGAGCGCGAGCGAGAGCAAGAGAGCGCGAGCGAGAGCAAGAGAGCGCGAGCGAGAGCAAGAGAGCGCGAGCAAGAGAGCGCGAGCGAGAGCAAGAGAGCGCGAGCGAGAGCAAGAGAGCGCGAGCGAGAGCAAGAGAGCGCGAGCGAGAGCAAGAGAGCGCGAGCGAGAGCAAGAGAGCGCGAGCGAGAGCAAGAGAGCGCGAGCGAGAGCAAGAGAGCGCGAGCGAGAGAGAAttttttgtcaaggggtacttgtga